A single genomic interval of Noviherbaspirillum cavernae harbors:
- a CDS encoding GGDEF domain-containing protein produces the protein MNRIVDLVWHRLAGLMPGELRQAEFGWLGAPYQHPLLLARRRATLIVNRVRLFAYLFAVLTPLWSIVDFLIFPVVLWLDLALMRFAACVAFASLLMEYKPNGNTLHAYRAIAFLFAIPTVFDIASHFLIASHQLADTPAAIVGGYAFLPFVLLAGLSIFPLTLLENLIIACPILILQFVSGYVRWPTLDWASFAGAFWLLLIITGMSALAGMSQLAFMLALVRQALRDPLTGTFSRNSGEEVIELQFSVTRRSGKPLAIAFIDLDHFKSVNDRFGHEAGDHVLIATTETISRNLRRGDVLARWGGEEFVLIMPNTDIKEAESALVRLRHIGFGMRPDNTPVTASIGIAERIDMHAQDWKTLVDKADQRMYRAKQGGRDRIVCTDGPETASQPASSVASH, from the coding sequence ATGAACCGCATCGTTGATCTCGTCTGGCACAGGCTTGCCGGCTTGATGCCTGGGGAACTGAGACAGGCGGAATTCGGCTGGCTGGGTGCGCCGTATCAGCATCCGCTCCTGCTCGCGCGCAGACGGGCTACGCTGATCGTCAATCGCGTGCGCCTGTTCGCCTATCTGTTCGCGGTGCTGACGCCCTTGTGGAGCATCGTCGATTTTCTGATCTTCCCTGTCGTCCTGTGGCTCGATCTTGCGCTGATGCGCTTTGCCGCCTGCGTCGCATTCGCCAGCCTGCTGATGGAATACAAGCCCAACGGCAACACGCTGCATGCGTATCGCGCAATCGCGTTCCTGTTCGCGATTCCCACCGTGTTCGACATCGCGTCGCATTTCCTGATCGCCAGCCACCAGCTGGCCGACACCCCGGCGGCCATCGTCGGCGGCTATGCCTTCCTGCCGTTCGTGCTGCTGGCGGGGTTGTCGATCTTTCCGCTGACCCTGCTGGAAAACCTGATCATCGCCTGCCCCATCCTGATCCTGCAATTCGTCTCGGGCTACGTGCGCTGGCCGACGCTGGACTGGGCGTCGTTTGCCGGCGCATTCTGGCTGCTGCTTATCATCACCGGCATGTCGGCGCTGGCTGGCATGAGCCAGCTGGCCTTCATGCTCGCGCTGGTCAGGCAGGCCTTGCGCGACCCGCTGACCGGGACCTTCTCGCGCAACAGCGGCGAGGAAGTGATCGAGCTGCAGTTCAGCGTCACGCGTCGCAGCGGCAAGCCGCTGGCGATTGCCTTCATCGACCTCGACCACTTCAAGAGCGTCAATGACCGCTTCGGCCACGAGGCGGGCGACCATGTGCTGATCGCGACGACCGAGACCATCAGCCGCAACCTGCGGCGCGGCGACGTGCTGGCGCGCTGGGGCGGCGAGGAGTTCGTGCTGATCATGCCCAACACCGACATCAAGGAAGCCGAGTCGGCGCTGGTGCGGCTGCGGCATATCGGCTTCGGCATGCGCCCCGACAACACGCCGGTCACGGCCAGCATCGGCATTGCCGAACGCATCGACATGCATGCGCAAGACTGGAAGACGCTGGTGGACAAGGCGGACCAGCGCATGTATCGCGCCAAGCAAGGCGGGCGCGACCGCATCGTCTGCACCGACGGACCGGAAACGGCAAGTCAACCGGCATCGTCCGTGGCATCGCACTGA
- a CDS encoding LysE family transporter, with protein MNFATWITFFFAACAIAVSPGSGAVLSMSHGLSYGVKRTTGTILGLQAGLLLVLFIAGAGVGSILVASELAFNIVKIVGALYLIYLGFSQWRARVEVSADMPLQAAAHTEVPALSRRFLTGFLTNATNPKGIIFLVAVLPQFIDHNAALVPQLLILAATMCTVDLVVMHSYAFAASSMQRYFRDARAVKQQNRFFGGILMAVGAALFFVKRNPGT; from the coding sequence ATGAACTTCGCCACCTGGATCACCTTCTTTTTCGCCGCCTGCGCCATCGCCGTTTCGCCCGGTTCCGGCGCGGTGCTATCGATGTCGCATGGGCTTTCCTATGGCGTGAAGCGAACCACCGGCACCATCCTCGGCTTGCAGGCCGGCCTCTTGCTGGTGCTGTTCATCGCGGGCGCGGGTGTCGGCTCGATCCTGGTGGCATCCGAACTCGCTTTCAACATCGTCAAGATCGTCGGCGCGCTCTACCTCATCTATCTCGGCTTCAGCCAATGGCGCGCGCGGGTGGAAGTCAGCGCGGACATGCCGCTGCAGGCGGCCGCGCATACCGAGGTACCGGCCCTGTCGCGGCGCTTTCTGACTGGCTTCCTGACCAACGCCACCAATCCCAAAGGCATCATTTTCCTGGTCGCGGTACTGCCGCAGTTCATCGACCACAACGCCGCGCTGGTGCCACAGCTGCTGATCCTGGCGGCAACGATGTGCACCGTCGACCTCGTGGTAATGCACAGCTATGCCTTCGCCGCATCGTCGATGCAAAGATATTTCCGCGATGCACGAGCGGTGAAGCAGCAGAACCGCTTTTTCGGCGGCATCCTGATGGCCGTCGGCGCGGCATTGTTCTTCGTCAAGCGCAATCCGGGCACGTAA